The stretch of DNA CAACTGACTGGCAAACTCTCTGAAACCTACGATGTGTTCGCTCATTAATTCTCTGATTGGTGAACTGACATCCGGATCAGCCAGGCGTTTGATTTGATAAATGAAATCATCAGCGACCAGCTCCCGGGTTCCGGTATACTTGAAATCAGCCAGCTGATTAATATCATTGTTTTCGAGATAGTCATCAGGAAGAGGTAAATAGCGATATTTCCCTTCATTATCCATAGCAAATGCGGGGTGAGGCTGATACAGAACTCCAGGTTTGATATCAATCCTATAAAGACTGAATGCCACGTTTTCTGAAAGAGAATCAGGCAGAGGCTGCATAGACTTATCGAGGTAAGTCACCTGCGGCATGCTCGCCGCAATTAAAGGTTCCAGTTCATAAGGCCGCTTATAATAGTCATATTGTAATAAGGGCTCATAAATTTGCATGATGAAAACATACTCATTACTTGAGTAGGAACGAGCCGGGTCCAGTGTTTTAGGTTGCTCATTAAATGAGGAATAATAGATTTTTTTTCCAGAATCGCTTTCAGGATAAGGATCATTTAAAACCAGACCATAGCTCGAGTTGCTGGCTAGCAGCAGCACTGCAACTCGTAATTGAATATTCCCTGTTAGTTTCAAAATAACATCCTGACTTACTGATCCAGCATTTGAAGAAACTGTTCTTCATCTAAAATCATTACTTTTAACTTAGCGGCTTTTTCTAACTTGGAGCCAGCATCGGTACCTGCGATTAAAAAATCGGTTTTACTTGAAACACTGCCGGTTACCTTGGCACCAAGCGCCTCCAGCCTGGCTTTCGCCACATCTCTTCCCATCGTGTTCAAAGTACCCGTCAAGACCAGTGTTTTATTATAAAAAGGGTTGCTTGTGTCGATTTGCTTTTTTTCTACCTGCGGCCAGTAAACGCCATAAAGCAACAGTTTATTAATGACTTCACAATTATGATCCTGGGAAAAAAAATGAACAATATAATGCGAAGCGACAGGCCCAATGTCCTTCAACTCCATTAATTGCTCGATACTGGCGTTTTTCAGCTCGATCAAATCCTTAAAATGATCAGCTAAAACGCCTGCGCTGACCTCTCCTACTTCACGGATCCCCAAAGCATATAAAAAGCGTTTAAAGGTTGTTTTCTTACTTTGTTCTATTGCATTCAATAAATTTTCGGCCGATTTCCTGCCCATACGCGGCAAAGCCATCAATTGATCCAGAGTTAAAGCATAAAGATCTGCAACATCCTTGACTAACTGCTGATTCACTAACTGCTCAATTAATACATCACCCAATCCATCAATGGACATGGCCCGGCGTGAGGCAAAATGCCAAATCATTCCTTTTAACTGAGCCTGACAGAATAATCCTCCCATACAGCGTGCCACAGCCTCGCCCTCTTCGTGCACTACCTCCGCATCACAAACCGGACAATTAGAAGGCAAGGTAATTTCTCTGGCTGTATCGGGTCTTTTTTCAAGCACTACGCTCACTACTTCTGGAATCACATCACCAGCCCGGCGTACCACTACCGTATCGCCAATTAAAATCCCCTTGCGTCTGATTTCATCCATATTGTGCAAGGTCGCATTGCTTACCGTGACGCCGCCTACAAAAACAGGTTTCAGACGCGCGACAGGAGTTAATGCGCCGGTGCGGCCAACCTGAAAATCAACAGCATATATTTCTGTCATTTCTTCACTGGCAGGGTATTTATGGGCGCAGGCAAAGCGCGGTGCACGTGCTACAAACCCCAGCTCATTCTGTAAGGCAATACTATCCAGCTTATAGACTACCCCATCGATTTCAAAAGGCAGGCTGTCTCGCCTTTTTTGCATTTCATGATAGTAATCGAGACACCCGCTTAACCCGCGAACCTGACGATTGTCGGCAAACACCCGAAATCCCCATTGACGAAGCCATTGCAATTGCTGGAAATGACTGTCAGGCAGCTCAACCCCTTCACGAGCACCAACACCATAGCAAAAAATAGCCAATGGACGGGTAGCCGTTATCTGCGGGTTAAGCTGTCTTAAACTACCTGCCGCCGCATTGCGAGGATTCACATAGGTTTTCTCACCGCGCTCAATTGCCCGCTGGTTTAAGGCTTCAAATCCGGCTTTTGGCATATACACTTCGCCCCGGATCTCGATTAAGGACGGGGGAGTGTCAAGCATCAGTTTTAAGGGAACCGCGGCGATTGTTTTAATATTAGCAGTAATATTTTCCCCCACGCTGCCATCCCCACGCGTGGCAGCCGTTACCAGGATGCCGTTTTCATAAGTAAGACTGACTGCCAGGCCATCCAGCTTGGGCTCGCAGCTGAATAATAACTCGTCGTCAGCAGAATCCAGTCTATCCGCCACCCGCTTGATAAAAGCCTGCAGCTCTTCAGGACTGAACACATTGGAAAGAGATAACATTGGCTGGCGGTGTCTTACCGGTTCAAAAACATGGGCAGCACTTCCTGAGACTCTTTGTGTTGGAGAGTCTATCGTCATTAATTCCGGGTATTCTGTTTCAAGAGCCTGCAAATCTCGAAAACAGCGATCGTATTCAACATCAGGAACGCTGGGATTATCCAGGACGTAATACTGATAGTCATACAATCTGATTGTTTCACGCAATGACTCAAGTCTTTTTCTGACTGCTTCGAGACTCATTTCTAACCCTGGATAATGCAATAATTTTGTGATTAATCATAATCAAAACCGCCGGATTATTACAGCCGGTTGAATTTTATTTTTTTAATGACCCGCTTGTCGTTATCTTATAACCTGTGATATAGATACTGCTAGACTTTTAAACAGGACTTAAAAGAAATGGACTTTTCCCGCTTAATACTTAGTCTTTTTTTGATTATTGTTTCAACGATATCCTATTCTTCAACGACCTCAGACAATCTGGGTATTGTTTTTATTCATGGTACCAATGATCACCGTGATGACGCAGATGGCGGTTATTGGAAAAAGGATTTTATAAGCCAGATGAGCCAAAGTCTGCCTAAACCCGGCAATGCTCTGGTTATAGCCTGTGACTACAGTAAATACATGTGGGAAGAAGAGGCCTCTGGCTGCACAGCCGATCAGATTCTGGATTTTGTAACAAATAAAAATATTGACAAGCTGGTAGTATACACTCATTCCAATGGTGCTAACGTCATGCGCTGGATCTTGTCTCACCCCACCTATGACGAGCGATTCTTGAAATTAGGCAAAATCATTCGCCGGGTCGTCGCACTTGCCCCTTCAAGCGGCGGAACTCCGCTTGCTGATGAAGTGATCAGCGGAAATATTTTTACGGAATCAGTGGGATGGCTGCTCGGCTATCGAAATAATTCCGTCAAACAACAGCGTGTCGGTGATATGGCCCTGTTTAATAATGAACTCCTCCTTGGAAGTGCCGGACGAAGCAACCTGCCCGTACCGTTCAGAGTGGTTGTAGGAACAGATGTCACCGCGTCTCCTTTTTCCAGCGCAAGCTATTGCAATGGCTATTTGCTTAGCACCGGTTTAAAACTAACCAAGCTATACCTGGAACGATGCTCAGACGGTTTTCTTAATTGCAGCTCGCAGGTCATTGCCGGGACCCTTTGGTTTTTTGATACCGAGAAAACAAACGATAAGACGCCTTTAAGTCACAGCCAAAGCAGGCACAGTTGTTTCGGTTTGGAACAAATTCTCATCACCGATCTGGCGCAACAAGGAGTATAGCCATGAGAGCAAAATACAGTATTTTTCTGGCGCTTGCCGCCTCACAGGCTATGGCAGCTACATTTCCGGAACAGGCGGTTCACACCTATCCTTGTGAGAGCTGCGCCTTATTACCTCGTGTGGCGCTAAGCACTCACTGGCCTTTTACCGATGCCCGACTGCTGAAAAAAACAAGCCCCCTGCGCGAACAGCAGACAAAATCCTACCACATCAAGGTCAGTTTTGCGCAGTTGCAGAAAGGGATCCAGCTGCCAACCAAAGCGGCTGGTGCGATTCTTAGAATAAATCCTGTTCAAAGTAAATCCTCCGCTCTTCCTGAAATACCACAGCTCCTAATTCAAAAAGATAAACTTCAATATACATTGAAAGAGGCTGCTGAGCTGATGGCGAAAGATGAAGCCCTCGCCGACACACCCTTTCCCAGGAATGGGGTGGTGATGCAACTCAGCCCCTCACTGGGCAGCGGTATGTTTTCGCTGACAGCCGCATCAGGAAATAATTCCCCTGCAGATGAATTTATCATACATGTAAATGATATAGGCTCCAGCGCCTATTTCAGTGTAAGCACGGATAAAAGCAGCTATCGCTATGGCGACATGCTAATTGCCACCATTCGTACAACTGACTATAACGCAGATCGGATTGAAGGAACCCTGTTTAGTCCTGGCGGTACCCAATACCCCCTTACCCTTAAAGAAATCAGTGAAGGGGTTTATCAAGGGAAAATCCGGTTAACAGAAGAGATCAATTCTCTGGGTGAAAATTGGTATGTGGAAGCCGAGGAATGTATTCTTTTAGGAAGTCAGGAGCTTAAGTACCAGGCTCACACCGCATTCTCCTATTCACTGCCCTCGGCGGCCCTGCTTGAGATTAAGCCATCCGGCAGACAGGCCTTTGAGTATAGCGCCAAATTAAACGTATCTATGTCAAGTCGTTATGCCCTGCAGGCAGTCTTATTGGCCACAGATAAACAAGGCCATAAGATTCCAGTGGAAACAGCACAATCTGCAAACTGGCTGGACGCTGGAAAAACAACTTTGACCCTTAGTTTTTCTCCTGATTTGGCCAACCGTTATAGCGGACCTTTTTATTTAACCGCTATTCAAGTGATTGACTATGGTCAAATCAAGTCAGTTTTTGAGTACAATAACCCTATTCTTATTTCTTAAGATTTATTTAATGCCTGATTTATCCTGTTTTTTTTCGCTGCAGGGGTTGGTTTATACCAACCTGTTGCAGTTGCTGTTTCTCTTTCTGTTGATTGCACAACGAGGAAAGTTACAGAGAAGCGTCTCTTTGGAAATGAGCCAGTTAAGAGAGCTGTTTATAGAGCAAGTTCATGAGTTGGAAATGGTGATCAGTGAAAACGCTTCAAACAGCCAGCAACGCCTTTATGAGCTGATCATCCAAAACCAGTTAAGCGCTCAGGAGCTGATTACTAAAAATATACAACAGCAAATGACGGATATCAGAGAGCAAATCAATTTCAGTTTCAGGCAGCACGCTAATGGGCTCACCTCTCATCTTCATTCCTTGACAGAGGAAATCCGCAATCACCTGCAACAACTTACTCAACAAGTCAATCATAAGCTGGCAGAGGGCTTTGAAAAAACCTCCAGCACCTTTACGGATGTAGTCAGGCGCCTGACCATTATCGATGAAGCACAGAAAAAAATAACTGAGCTGTCCACTCATGTCGTCAGCCTTCAGGATGTACTGCAGGATAAACGCTCAAGAGGCGCCTTTGGCGAAGTCCAGTTAAATGTCTTAATTGCCAATATGCTTCCCTCCACCCACTATCAAATGCAATACACCTTAAGTAATCAAAAACGTGCTGATTGTATACTTTTTCTCCCCGAACCCACTGGACAGGTGGTCATCGATGCCAAATTTCCGCTGGAAACCTATCAAAAACTGATTAACAGCAACTGCTCATTGGCAGATAAAAAAATACTGCAGCAGCAATTTCGTCAGGATGTCAGCAAACATATTAAAGATATTGCCGAAAAGTACATTATTTCAGGTGAAACCAGCGATGGTGCGATGATGTTTATACCGGCTGAAGCTATTTTCGCTGAAATTCATGCCAATTACCCGGAGGTGGTTGCCTTATCACAACGACTCAAAGTGTGGCTGGTTTCCCCCTCTACACTGATGGCCGTTTTGACTACGGCGAAGGCGGTACTTAAAGATGACGCCACTCGCAAACAGGTTCATATCATTCAGAAACATTTACATGCTCTGGCTGATGACTTCCAGCGCTTTGAAAAACGGATGGATAAATTGTCGAAGCATATCGATCAGGCGCATCAGGATGTCGACGAAGTCTCTACTTCAGCCAGAAAAATCACCCAGCGCTTCCAGCGCATTGAATCGGTAGATTTGCTGATCACCGAGGACTCAAAGGAATAAACGATTGAGTCCAAAGAACTTCTTTTCAAACCCGCAATTTGATATGCTGACTTAATCAGCTCTGAGGGAACTACTCATGTATAATGTTTCGCGTCTCGTCCTGTTTACATTTCTATTATTCAGTCTGTCCCTGGCACATGCCGGACGCTGTTTAGGAAACACTTCCACAGCCTGCCCGACTTGCTGTGATCAGTGCTGTGGCAATATGGGCGGTATTTCATACTGCGACTCATCGGCAGGACGCTTCGTATGTAACAACGGTTACTACTCCGCCTGTTATTGTACCCGGCATGCGATTATGGATCTGCAGAAAATCCAGGGTTGCTGCCTTTGGCAGGGGGGCGTTTTAAAAGTCGACGACATCACTGGTGCAGTAATTTGCAATAGCGGCCAGGTTTCAGAATCATGCAGCCTAGATATTACTCAGAATATAGTAACCTGGTAATCCAGTTCTAATTTACAGAGCTTGCTCGGTGCTTATACCCGAGCATCCTGTCATAAAAAGAATCTATTACTGGACAACTTTCCTTGCAACAATCATAATTAAGGTTTTGCTCAGCAAAAATCAATGACGACACCTCTGATAGAAATTAAAAACGTTTTTAAATCCTATGGCCAGAATGAAATTCTGACCGATATTTCCCTATCTGTCCTTGATGGCGAATTTTTAACATTACTCGGCCCCTCGGGTTGCGGAAAGACGACGCTGCTTCGTCTGATTTCCGGTTTTGAACAGCCGACGAAGGGGGAAATTTATATTAACGGGATCTGCGTAAATAATTTGCCTCCCCAAAAACGCGATGTGCATACAGTATTCCAAAGCTATGCCTTATTTCCTCATCTGACTGTATTTGAAAATGTGGCTTTTGCCCTGCGCTGCCGCAAAATCAAAGAAGAAGAGATTCGAGAGCGGGTATTGGACGCCTTACGGCTTGTGCAGCTGGAACCCTTCGCCGAGCGTAATATCAAGCAGTTGAGCGGAGGCCAGCAACAGCGGGTTGCCATTGCCAGAGCAATAATTAACCGCCCGCAGGTTTTGCTGCTTGACGAGCCGCTAAGCTCACTGGATTATCGTCTGAGAAAGGCCATGCAATCAGAATTAAAGCAGCTGCAGCAAAAATTAAATATGACCTTCATTTTTGTCACCCATGATCAGGAAGAAGCATTATCAATGTCTGATCGAATCGTCATTTTTAATCACGGCCAGATTGAGCAGATTGGCACTCCGCGTGAAGTCTATGAAACCCCTGTAAATTTGCACGTGGCCAGCTTTATCGGCGAAGCCAATATCTTTCAGACCACAATTAAGGAAGTCAGAGAACAGGATCTGACAGTTGAGATTGAGGGAGTGGAGCTCACCTGCAAAAACACCTCCAACTTCAAACCTGGAGAGAAAGTTCACCTGATTGTACGGCCTGAAGATATCCGTGTGTGGGATTTGCACGAAGTAAAAGACAGCCACGATATGCTTCCAGGACAAATTAATGAAATTGTTTATAAAGGTTCGACCGTTGATTTAAAAGTCAGCCTTGACTCAGGAAAAATAATTAATGCCTCTGAGTTTTTTGATGAGGATGACGATAAGCTGGAATACAGTGCAAATGAAACAGTCTGGGTAGAATGGTTATCAGGATGGGAGGTGCTTTTACGCGATGAAAGCTAAGGCATTCTCACTTTATTTTCTATACAGCTGGCTGATTATCTTCAGTTTCCTGCCGCTTTGCTTTGTGCTGATAACCAGTTTTCTCTCCAGGGATCCCGTAAATCTGATGGCCCTTCCCTTTACGCTTGAAAATTATTCAGCTCTGTTAAACTGGGTATTTACAAAAATCTTCTTTCGCTCATTGCTGATTGCAGCGATTACAACTTTCCTATGTCTCTTAATCGCCTATCCATTTAGCTATCTCCTAGTGAAATCCCGGCATCAGTCTATTTTGATTCTCTTAATTATCATACCCTTTTGGACCAGCTCTCTGGTACGGACCTATTCGCTCATCGCTATGCTGAAATATAAAGGCATTATCAACGCTGTACTTTTAAAGCTTCATATCATTCATGAACCTTTATCGCTGCTTTACTCCAATTTTGCGGTCATTATCGGTCTTGTTTATAATCTTTTTCCCTTTATGGTATTGCCGATTTTTAATAATATGGAACGTTTTGATTTTCGCTTAATTGAGGCGGCCAGAGATTTGGGCGCAAGCAAATGGGCAATATTCAACCGCGTTTTTCTACCCAACACAGCTCCGGGTATCACCGCCGGCTCTCTTTTGGTCATGCTTCCGGCAATGACACTGTTTTATATTCCTAACGTATTGGGAGGAGCACGTTCCATTCTTCTTGGTAATTTAATTCAGAATCAACTCTTAGTGCTTGAGAATTGGCCGCAGGGCTCGGCGACCAGTATTGTGCTTACTTTACTATTGCTTCTAATTCTCATGTTTTATCGACGTCAAAGTAGCGAGGTGAGCGCATGAAACAGCTCGCCCAGCGTTTTTTCCTTTTCTTTGTTTATACACTTTTATATTTACCTATTCTTATCCTGGTGCTTTATTCTGTTAATAATGCCAAGTTTTCCCTGCAATGGCATGGTTTTTCAATAAAATGGTACACTGAACTTTTCCATGATCGCGGATTGTGGGCTGCATTTAGCAACTCATTAATATTGGGAGTCAGTTCGGCATTAATCGCTACCGTTATTGGTTTATTAACTGCCGTCCACCTCTTTCTCTTCAAAACCAGACATCGACAAGTTCTGGCTGTGATGCTTTTATTGCTGGTGATTATTCCCGATTTGGTACTGGGCGTTTCATTATTGATATTCTTTAATATCACCGGATTACCCCTGGGATTTTTTAGTCTGTTGATTGCACACATCACTTTTTGCCTGCCTTTTGTTATTTTAACCATTAATGCACGCATCAATACCCTCAACCCGAATATCTATTTCAGTGCGCTGGACTTAGGCGCCAGCCGTTTTACCGCATTAAGAAAAATCTTGCTCCCCCTGCTTTGGCCTGCTGTCCTTAGCGCCTTTCTGCTTTGCTTTACCCTGTCTCTTGATGATGTGATTATCAGTTATTTTGTCGCCGGGCCTGATTTCAATATTCTTCCCTTAACCATCTATTCGCTGGTACGCGCAGGGGTTACTCCTGAGCTCAATGCACTCTGTTCTATCACCTTTGGCTTCTCAATGATTCTGGTTATCATTTCCCATTTATTATCCAGGCGTTCACTATGAAAAAGCTGATGCTTATATTCTGGTTTGTATTCTATTCAGTAACCGGGTTTTCTGCTGTAGTGAATGTCTATGTCTGGGGCGGCGAAATTCCCAAATCTGTTATTCAGCAATTTGAAAGTGAAACAGGGATTAAGGTGAATTTTTCCACCTATGACAGCAATGAAACCATGTATGCCAAACTAAAGGCAAGCAGCAGAACAATTTATGATGTCATTCTACCTTCCGGCTATTTTGTTGAACGAATGAAAAAACAGAATATGCTTCATCCTATCGATCCGCAAAAATTACCTAATCTTAAAAATCTTGATCCTGTTTTTACCAATAATGCCTTTGATCCGGGTAATCAATTCAGCGTCCCCATGATTTGGGGATTAACCGGTATTTTTTACAATCAGACCAAAATAAAAAATCCCCCCTTAAGCTGGGCAGAACTTTGGGAGAGACAGTGGAAAAACCAGTTAATGCTTCTTGATGATTCCCGGGAAGTATTTGCTATTGCCCTGATGAGTCTGGGCTTTGATCCCAATGATACGGATGTAAAGCATATTCAGCTAGCTTATGAACATCTTTTGAAGCTGGTTCCCAATATCAAACTCTTTGCCAGCGACAGTATTCAGGCCATAATGATTGATGAAGATGCCTCGCTTGGAAGCGCCTGGAATGGCGATGCTTTTAAGGCGCAGGCGGAAAATACAAACATCCGTTTTA from Legionella quinlivanii encodes:
- the ligA gene encoding NAD-dependent DNA ligase LigA — its product is MSLEAVRKRLESLRETIRLYDYQYYVLDNPSVPDVEYDRCFRDLQALETEYPELMTIDSPTQRVSGSAAHVFEPVRHRQPMLSLSNVFSPEELQAFIKRVADRLDSADDELLFSCEPKLDGLAVSLTYENGILVTAATRGDGSVGENITANIKTIAAVPLKLMLDTPPSLIEIRGEVYMPKAGFEALNQRAIERGEKTYVNPRNAAAGSLRQLNPQITATRPLAIFCYGVGAREGVELPDSHFQQLQWLRQWGFRVFADNRQVRGLSGCLDYYHEMQKRRDSLPFEIDGVVYKLDSIALQNELGFVARAPRFACAHKYPASEEMTEIYAVDFQVGRTGALTPVARLKPVFVGGVTVSNATLHNMDEIRRKGILIGDTVVVRRAGDVIPEVVSVVLEKRPDTAREITLPSNCPVCDAEVVHEEGEAVARCMGGLFCQAQLKGMIWHFASRRAMSIDGLGDVLIEQLVNQQLVKDVADLYALTLDQLMALPRMGRKSAENLLNAIEQSKKTTFKRFLYALGIREVGEVSAGVLADHFKDLIELKNASIEQLMELKDIGPVASHYIVHFFSQDHNCEVINKLLLYGVYWPQVEKKQIDTSNPFYNKTLVLTGTLNTMGRDVAKARLEALGAKVTGSVSSKTDFLIAGTDAGSKLEKAAKLKVMILDEEQFLQMLDQ
- a CDS encoding DUF4785 domain-containing protein, which codes for MRAKYSIFLALAASQAMAATFPEQAVHTYPCESCALLPRVALSTHWPFTDARLLKKTSPLREQQTKSYHIKVSFAQLQKGIQLPTKAAGAILRINPVQSKSSALPEIPQLLIQKDKLQYTLKEAAELMAKDEALADTPFPRNGVVMQLSPSLGSGMFSLTAASGNNSPADEFIIHVNDIGSSAYFSVSTDKSSYRYGDMLIATIRTTDYNADRIEGTLFSPGGTQYPLTLKEISEGVYQGKIRLTEEINSLGENWYVEAEECILLGSQELKYQAHTAFSYSLPSAALLEIKPSGRQAFEYSAKLNVSMSSRYALQAVLLATDKQGHKIPVETAQSANWLDAGKTTLTLSFSPDLANRYSGPFYLTAIQVIDYGQIKSVFEYNNPILIS
- a CDS encoding DNA recombination protein RmuC, translated to MPDLSCFFSLQGLVYTNLLQLLFLFLLIAQRGKLQRSVSLEMSQLRELFIEQVHELEMVISENASNSQQRLYELIIQNQLSAQELITKNIQQQMTDIREQINFSFRQHANGLTSHLHSLTEEIRNHLQQLTQQVNHKLAEGFEKTSSTFTDVVRRLTIIDEAQKKITELSTHVVSLQDVLQDKRSRGAFGEVQLNVLIANMLPSTHYQMQYTLSNQKRADCILFLPEPTGQVVIDAKFPLETYQKLINSNCSLADKKILQQQFRQDVSKHIKDIAEKYIISGETSDGAMMFIPAEAIFAEIHANYPEVVALSQRLKVWLVSPSTLMAVLTTAKAVLKDDATRKQVHIIQKHLHALADDFQRFEKRMDKLSKHIDQAHQDVDEVSTSARKITQRFQRIESVDLLITEDSKE
- the potA gene encoding spermidine/putrescine ABC transporter ATP-binding protein PotA, whose translation is MTTPLIEIKNVFKSYGQNEILTDISLSVLDGEFLTLLGPSGCGKTTLLRLISGFEQPTKGEIYINGICVNNLPPQKRDVHTVFQSYALFPHLTVFENVAFALRCRKIKEEEIRERVLDALRLVQLEPFAERNIKQLSGGQQQRVAIARAIINRPQVLLLDEPLSSLDYRLRKAMQSELKQLQQKLNMTFIFVTHDQEEALSMSDRIVIFNHGQIEQIGTPREVYETPVNLHVASFIGEANIFQTTIKEVREQDLTVEIEGVELTCKNTSNFKPGEKVHLIVRPEDIRVWDLHEVKDSHDMLPGQINEIVYKGSTVDLKVSLDSGKIINASEFFDEDDDKLEYSANETVWVEWLSGWEVLLRDES
- a CDS encoding ABC transporter permease; protein product: MKAKAFSLYFLYSWLIIFSFLPLCFVLITSFLSRDPVNLMALPFTLENYSALLNWVFTKIFFRSLLIAAITTFLCLLIAYPFSYLLVKSRHQSILILLIIIPFWTSSLVRTYSLIAMLKYKGIINAVLLKLHIIHEPLSLLYSNFAVIIGLVYNLFPFMVLPIFNNMERFDFRLIEAARDLGASKWAIFNRVFLPNTAPGITAGSLLVMLPAMTLFYIPNVLGGARSILLGNLIQNQLLVLENWPQGSATSIVLTLLLLLILMFYRRQSSEVSA
- a CDS encoding ABC transporter permease subunit, which gives rise to MKQLAQRFFLFFVYTLLYLPILILVLYSVNNAKFSLQWHGFSIKWYTELFHDRGLWAAFSNSLILGVSSALIATVIGLLTAVHLFLFKTRHRQVLAVMLLLLVIIPDLVLGVSLLIFFNITGLPLGFFSLLIAHITFCLPFVILTINARINTLNPNIYFSALDLGASRFTALRKILLPLLWPAVLSAFLLCFTLSLDDVIISYFVAGPDFNILPLTIYSLVRAGVTPELNALCSITFGFSMILVIISHLLSRRSL
- a CDS encoding ABC transporter substrate-binding protein; this translates as MKKLMLIFWFVFYSVTGFSAVVNVYVWGGEIPKSVIQQFESETGIKVNFSTYDSNETMYAKLKASSRTIYDVILPSGYFVERMKKQNMLHPIDPQKLPNLKNLDPVFTNNAFDPGNQFSVPMIWGLTGIFYNQTKIKNPPLSWAELWERQWKNQLMLLDDSREVFAIALMSLGFDPNDTDVKHIQLAYEHLLKLVPNIKLFASDSIQAIMIDEDASLGSAWNGDAFKAQAENTNIRFNFPRDGFVIWVDCLAMPLNPPHPEEAYAFINFILRPDVASQIALKEGHAITNLSGRKLLPPSLQESKLIYPSADVLKQGHFQRDVGEDTLLIYNQYWEQLKLAF